The Engraulis encrasicolus isolate BLACKSEA-1 chromosome 4, IST_EnEncr_1.0, whole genome shotgun sequence genome includes a window with the following:
- the myo5c gene encoding unconventional myosin-Vc isoform X2, with the protein MPCATLLWSASPAARPEWKTRFWRPTPSLRRSAMPRPPGTTTAAALGSTRRSALTSASRSSGPTCGPTCWRSHGWCSSRRMRGTTTSSTSCAPVLTNPASSTSDLSADEFLYTSLGGATEIDGVDDQRDMEETCRTFTQLGLKEEFLSDVFKVLAAILHLGNITISTNGDRSSVSASDEHLGVFCELMCVSAENVCRWLCHRRLVLAAETVVSPVAQERAVNARDALAKHIYAHLFDGIIQRINAALRVPGKQHSFIGVLDIYGFETFEVNSFEQFCINYANEKLQHQFNLHVFKLEQEEYMKEDIPWTLIDFYDNQPIIDLIEAKMGILDLLDEECLLPQGTEQNWLQKLQNYLGSNPLFDKPRLSSHAFVIQHFADKVEYQCKGFLEKNRDTLYEELVDIMKASKFSLLAEFFKKELETSTGKSIRVKAATPGVKPANKQLRTTVGDKFRSSLYLLMETLNATTPHYVRCIKPNDDKQPFEYDSKRVVQQLRACGVLETIHISAQSYPSRWTYIEFYSRYGILMMKAELALNDKKMTSKTVLQRLIRDSNQYKFGRTKIFLRAGQVAYLEKLRLDRQRAACVTIQSHVRGWMQRRVFLRIRNAVLTLQMYIRGQRRIRQNITAMALKRAWAAVVIQKHVRGHLVRRMCQMLLRATVTIQAYVRGWRARKQYKKLVEEQKALVLQKYARAWLARKRFQTVRRLVQNVQLSYRVQQLRKKLDEQNKENRGLMERLTGLANSHSQGLDKVQLLEAELKKSANEKVSLEKQEKKNKEEANQIISDLQSQKADMEVEKTVLERRFSETTQQLRENFSSLQRKLQEDLEKEERFRKIAENNLEILREDSAKEVEMLKLENRRLREETLRLHAQIEEERQANSDLQEQLTQLAKHVKVLPELRKDLHNVQTQKMEQERKMREQTHQAKVKMNAVIRQLLGNSSMELISQYSILSAAESSEDAEEDGNLLMAFDGLQKATRVMETQVREQRESFESRMETLSFKNDHLQKENEQLQKLFNEKSNINESIGQEVARLTAENMMIPEMRQQVGELNRQKQELETQLWEQTSQMMGQIEEVSAKLRADLEEERARCRSLEEQLEELSGIREEAQQRLQEEQREKEQRHKQQQAEHEAKSKLRQEVSRLTAENMDLEELLDVKERLIIRLQDQVRSLQAPDRANQRLPPTLPREYLGMLEYRREDEPKIIQNLVLDLKPRGVVVNMIPGLAAHLLFMCVRYADYLNDGSKLKSLMNAIIGGVKQITKNHQEDFELLSFWLSNTCHLLNCLKQYSGEEEFMKHNTPRQNKNCLTNFDLSEHRQIFSDIAIRIYHQIVAVMEKALVPTIVPGMLEHESLAGGSAAWSLKPGGMRKRSSSVYEMAVESCNVGSILALLSGFHATMLQHGMDPDLVRQVVRQLFYLLGSTCLNSILLRKDLCSSRKGMQIRCNISYLEEWLKEKGLQGSTAMETLLPLSQVAWLLQVSKSTDEDALEITEHCQELSPVQIVKILNSYTPIDDFEKRVAPTFVRKVQTLLQERDLGSSQLMLDTQYRFQVTFPFNPSPHALELLQVPSSLRLPFITRI; encoded by the exons ATGCCATGCGCTACTTTGCTGTGGTCAGCAAGTCCAGCAGCAAGACCAGAGTGGAAGACAAGGTTCTGGCGTCCAACCCCATCACTGAG GCGATCGGCAATGCCAAGACCACCAGGAACGACAACAGCAGCCGCTTTGGGAAGTACACGGAGATCAGCTTTGACAAGCGCTTCCAGATCATCGGGGCCAACATGCGGACCTACCTGCTGGAGAAGTCACGGGTGGTGTTCCAG TCGGAGAATGAGAGGAACTACCACATCTTCTACCAGCTGTGCGCCTGTGCTGACCAACCCAGCCTCAAGCACCTCAGACT tgagtGCAGATGAGTTCCTGTACACCTCTTTGGGTGGAGCTACGGAGATCGACGGTGTAGATGACCAAAGAGACATGGAGGAGACCTGTCGCACCTTCACACAGCtgg GCCTGAAAGAGGAGTTCTTGTCTGACGTGTTTAAAGTGCTGGCCGCCATCCTCCACCTGGGAAACATCACCATCAGCACCAATGGAGACAGATCTTCAGTTAGT GCGAGTGACGAGCACTTGGGTGTGTTCTGCGAGCTGATGTGTGTGTCGGCGGAGAACGTGTGTCGCTGGCTGTGCCACCGGCGCCTGGTGCTGGCGGCCGAGACAGTGGTGAGCCCGGTGGCACAGGAGCGGGCAGTGAATGCCAGGGACGCCCTGGCCAAGCACATCTACGCCCACCTCTTCGACGGCATCATACAACGCATCAATGCTGCCCTCAGGGTACCGGGCAAACAACACTCATTTATAGGAGTCCTGGATATCtatgg CTTTGAGACGTTTGAGGTGAACAGCTTTGAGCAGTTCTGCATCAACTACGCCAATGAGAAACTGCAGCATCAGTTTAACCTG catgTCTTTAAGCTGGAGCAGGAGGAGTATATGAAGGAGGACATCCCGTGGACGCTGATTGATTTCTATGACAACCAGCCCATAATAGACCTCATCGAGGCCAAGATGGGCATCCTGGACTTACTGGACGAAGAATGCCTA CTTCCCCAGGGAACGGAGCAGAACTGGCTGCAGAAGCTCCAGAACTATCTGGGCTCCAACCCGCTCTTCGACAAGCCACGCCTCTCCAGCCACGCCTTCGTCATCCAGCACTTTGCAGACAAG GTGGAGTATCAGTGTAAGGGTTTCCTGGAGAAGAACAGAGACACTCTGTATGAGGAGCTGGTAGATATCATGAAGGCCAGCAAG TTTTCCCTCTTGGCCGAGTTCTTCAAGAAGGAGCTGGAGACGTCCACAGGGAAGAGCATCCGCGTCAAGGCAGCGACACCAGGAGTCAAACCAGCCAATAAGCAACTGCGGACTACAGTGGGAGAtaag ttccgGAGTTCCCTGTACCTGCTAATGGAGACTCTGAATGCCACCACTCCTCACTACGTCCGCTGCATCAAACCCAACGATGACAAGCAGCCCTTTGA GTATGACTCCAAGCGTGTGGTTCAGCAGCTGAGAGCGTGTGGAGTTCTGGAGACCATCCACATCAGCGCTCAGAGCTACCCCTCCAG GTGGACCTACATTGAGTTCTACAGCCGGTACGGCATTCTAATGATGAAGGCAGAGCTGGCCCTCAACGACAAGAAGATGACCAGCAAGACCGTACTGCAGAGACTCATACGG GACTCAAACCAGTACAAGTTTGGCCGCACCAAGATCTTCCTGAGGGCGGGACAGGTGGCCTACCTTGAGAAGCTGCGATTGGACCGTCAGAGGGCGGCATGCGTTACCATCCAATCACACGTGAGGGGCTGGATGCAGCGACGCGTCTTCCTGCGAATCAGGAACGCCGTCCTCACCCTGCAGATGTACATCCGCGGACAGAGACGCATCAG GCAGAACATTACGGCGATGGCCCTGAAGCGGGCCTGGGCGGCGGTGGTCATCCAGAAACATGTCCGTGGTCACCTGGTGCGCAGGATGTGCCAGATGCTCCTCCGTGCCACCGTCACCATCCAGGCTTACGTCCGGGGATGGCGCGCACGCAAGCAGTACAAAAAG CTGGTGGAGGAGCAGAAAGCGCTGGTGCTGCAGAAATACGCTCGTGCCTGGTTGGCCCGGAAACGCTTCCAGACTGTGCGGCGTCTCGTCCAGAACGTGCAGCTCTCCTACCGCGTGCAGCAGCTACGCAAGAAGCTGGATGAGCAG AACAAAGAGAACCGTGGCCTGATGGAGAGGCTCACAGGACTGGCCAACTCCCACTCACAGGGCTTGGACAAGGTGCAACTGCTGGAGGCAGAGCTGAAGAAATCAGCCAATGAAAAAGTGTCTCTAGAGAAGCAGGAGAAGAAAAACAAGGAGGAGGCCAATCAG ATCATCTCAGATCTCCAGTCACAGAAGGCCGATATGGAAGTGGAGAAAACTGTGCTGGAGAGACGGTTCAGTGAGACCACGCAGCAGTTACGAG AGAACTTCAGTTCACTGCAGAGAAAACTCCAGGAAGACTTGGAAAAAGAGGAGCGGTTTCGCAA GATTGCGGAGAACAACCTGGAGATCCTGCGGGAGGACTCTGCCAAGGAGGTGGAGATGCTGAAGCTGGAGAACAGGCGTCTCCGCGAGGAGACCTTACGGCTGCACGcccagatagaggaggagaggcaggccaACTCGGACCTGCAGGAGCAGCTCACACAGCTCGCCAAACACGTCAAG GTGTTGCCAGAGCTGAGGAAAGATCTCCACAACGTCCAAACCCAGAAGATGGAACAGGAGAGGAAAATGAGGGAACAGACCCACCAAGCGAAAG TGAAGATGAATGCCGTCATCAGACAACTCCTGGGGAACAGCAGCATGGAACTCATCAGCCAATACTCAATATT GTCAGCTGCAGAGAGTTCAGAGGATGCTGAGGAAGATGGAAACCTCCTGATGGCCTTTGATGGACTTCAGAAGGCTACCAG gGTGATGGAGACACAGGTGCGGGAGCAGAGGGAGAGCTTTGAGAGCCGCATGGAGACGCTGAGCTTCAAGAACGACCACCTGCAGAAGGAGAACGAGCAGCTGCAGAAGCTCTTCAACGAGAAGAGCAACATCAACGAGAGCATCGGCCAGGAGGTGGCACGCCTCACCGCCGAGAACATG atgattcCAGAGATGAGGCAGCAGGTTGGCGAGCTGAACAGACAGAAACAGGAGCTGGAGACACAACTGTGGGAGCAGACCAGTCAGatgatgg GCCAAATAGAGGAGGTGTCTGCTAAGCTGCGAGCTGATCTGGAGGAGGAGCGAGCGCGCTGCAG gagTCTTGAGGAGCAGTTAGAGGAGTTGTCTGGCATTCGAGAGGAGGCTCAGCAGAGGCTgcaggaggagcagagggagaagGAGCAGAGGCACAAGCAGCAGCAGGCCGAGCACGAGGCCAAGAGCAAACTACGCCAGGAGGTCTCCAGACTCACCGCAGAAAACATG GACCTGGAGGAGTTGCTGGATGTGAAGGAGCgtctgataatcaggctacaggaCCAGGTCAGGTCCCTTCAGGCTCCAGACAGgg CCAATCAGAGGCTACCTCCTACGCTGCCCCGAGAGTACCTGGGAATGCTGGAGTACCGGCGGGAGGACGAACCCAAAATCATCCAGAACCTCGTACTGG acctgAAGCCGCGTGGTGTGGTGGTGAACATGATCCCTGGTCTGGCTGCCCACCTGCTCTTCATGTGCGTGCGCTACGCTGACTACCTCAACGACGGCTCCAAGCTCAAGTCCCTCATGAACGCCATCATCGGCGGAGTCAAGCAGATCACCAAG aaCCATCAGGAGGACTTTGAGCTGCTGTCATTCTGGCTGTCCAACACCTGCCACCTGCTGAACTGTCTGAAGCAGTAtagtggagaggag GAGTTCATGAAGCACAACACACCGCGTCAGAACAAGAACTGCCTGACGAACTTTGACCTTTCGGAGCACCGACAGATTTTCAGCGACATTGCCATTCGCATCTACCACCAGATAGTGGCAGTCATGGAGAAGGCCTTGGTTCCCACTATTG TCCCCGGCATGCTGGAGCACGAGAGCCTGGCGGGCGGCAGCGCGGCCTGGAGTCTGAAGCCGGGCGGCATGCGTAAGCGCTCCAGCAGCGTGTACGAGATGGCCGTGGAGTCCTGCAACGTGGGCTCCATCCTGGCGCTGCTCAGCGGCTTCCACGCCACCATGCTGCAGCACGGCATGGACCCCGACCTGGTGCGGCAGGTGGTGCGCCAGCTCTTCTACCTGCTGGGCTCCACCTGCCTCAACAGCATCCTGCTGCGCAAGGACCTCTGCTCCTCGCGCAAGGGCATGCAGATCAG GTGTAACATCAGCTACCTGGAGGAGTGGTTGAAGGAGAAGGGGCTGCAGGGCTCCACTGCCATGGAAACGCTGCTGCCTCTGTCCCAGGTGGCCTGGCTCCTGCAGGTCAGCAAGAGCACCGACGAGGACGCCCTGGAGATCACCGAGCACTGCCAGGAGCTCTCACCTGTACAG ATTGTGAAGATCCTCAATTCGTACACACCCATCGATGACTTCGAGAAGCGGGTGGCCCCCACATTTGTGCGGAAGGTTCAG
- the myo5c gene encoding unconventional myosin-Vc isoform X1: MALSELYTKYNRVWIPDPDEVWQSAEILKEYKPGDDVLELLLENGTERRYPVDPGSPELPHLRNPDILVGENDLTALSYLHEPAVLHNLRVRFVESRIIYTYCGIILVAVNPYKQLPIYGDGVIHAYSGQNMGDLDPHIFAVAEEAYKQMARYSRNQSIIVSGESGAGKTVSARYAMRYFAVVSKSSSKTRVEDKVLASNPITEAIGNAKTTRNDNSSRFGKYTEISFDKRFQIIGANMRTYLLEKSRVVFQSENERNYHIFYQLCACADQPSLKHLRLLSADEFLYTSLGGATEIDGVDDQRDMEETCRTFTQLGLKEEFLSDVFKVLAAILHLGNITISTNGDRSSVSASDEHLGVFCELMCVSAENVCRWLCHRRLVLAAETVVSPVAQERAVNARDALAKHIYAHLFDGIIQRINAALRVPGKQHSFIGVLDIYGFETFEVNSFEQFCINYANEKLQHQFNLHVFKLEQEEYMKEDIPWTLIDFYDNQPIIDLIEAKMGILDLLDEECLLPQGTEQNWLQKLQNYLGSNPLFDKPRLSSHAFVIQHFADKVEYQCKGFLEKNRDTLYEELVDIMKASKFSLLAEFFKKELETSTGKSIRVKAATPGVKPANKQLRTTVGDKFRSSLYLLMETLNATTPHYVRCIKPNDDKQPFEYDSKRVVQQLRACGVLETIHISAQSYPSRWTYIEFYSRYGILMMKAELALNDKKMTSKTVLQRLIRDSNQYKFGRTKIFLRAGQVAYLEKLRLDRQRAACVTIQSHVRGWMQRRVFLRIRNAVLTLQMYIRGQRRIRQNITAMALKRAWAAVVIQKHVRGHLVRRMCQMLLRATVTIQAYVRGWRARKQYKKLVEEQKALVLQKYARAWLARKRFQTVRRLVQNVQLSYRVQQLRKKLDEQNKENRGLMERLTGLANSHSQGLDKVQLLEAELKKSANEKVSLEKQEKKNKEEANQIISDLQSQKADMEVEKTVLERRFSETTQQLRENFSSLQRKLQEDLEKEERFRKIAENNLEILREDSAKEVEMLKLENRRLREETLRLHAQIEEERQANSDLQEQLTQLAKHVKVLPELRKDLHNVQTQKMEQERKMREQTHQAKVKMNAVIRQLLGNSSMELISQYSILSAAESSEDAEEDGNLLMAFDGLQKATRVMETQVREQRESFESRMETLSFKNDHLQKENEQLQKLFNEKSNINESIGQEVARLTAENMMIPEMRQQVGELNRQKQELETQLWEQTSQMMGQIEEVSAKLRADLEEERARCRSLEEQLEELSGIREEAQQRLQEEQREKEQRHKQQQAEHEAKSKLRQEVSRLTAENMDLEELLDVKERLIIRLQDQVRSLQAPDRANQRLPPTLPREYLGMLEYRREDEPKIIQNLVLDLKPRGVVVNMIPGLAAHLLFMCVRYADYLNDGSKLKSLMNAIIGGVKQITKNHQEDFELLSFWLSNTCHLLNCLKQYSGEEEFMKHNTPRQNKNCLTNFDLSEHRQIFSDIAIRIYHQIVAVMEKALVPTIVPGMLEHESLAGGSAAWSLKPGGMRKRSSSVYEMAVESCNVGSILALLSGFHATMLQHGMDPDLVRQVVRQLFYLLGSTCLNSILLRKDLCSSRKGMQIRCNISYLEEWLKEKGLQGSTAMETLLPLSQVAWLLQVSKSTDEDALEITEHCQELSPVQIVKILNSYTPIDDFEKRVAPTFVRKVQTLLQERDLGSSQLMLDTQYRFQVTFPFNPSPHALELLQVPSSLRLPFITRI, encoded by the exons GAGAGACGGTACCCAGTGGATCCGGGGAGCCCTGAGCTCCCTCACCTGCGTAATCCCGACATCCTGGTGGGAGAGAATGACCTGACAGCCCTCAGCTACCTCCACGAGCCGGCCGTGCTCCACAACCTCCGTGTACGCTTCGTGGAGTCCAGGATCATCTACACCtactgtg GAATCATCCTGGTGGCCGTGAACCCCTATAAGCAGCTGCCCATATATGGAGATGGTGTCATCCACGCCTACTCTGGCCAGAACATGGGCGACCTGGACCCTCACATCTTCGCAGTTGCAGAGGAGGCCTACAAGCAGATGGCAag GTACAGCAGGAACCAGTCCATCATCGTGAGTGGGGAGTCTGGTGCTGGCAAGACGGTGTCGGCTCGTTATGCCATGCGCTACTTTGCTGTGGTCAGCAAGTCCAGCAGCAAGACCAGAGTGGAAGACAAGGTTCTGGCGTCCAACCCCATCACTGAG GCGATCGGCAATGCCAAGACCACCAGGAACGACAACAGCAGCCGCTTTGGGAAGTACACGGAGATCAGCTTTGACAAGCGCTTCCAGATCATCGGGGCCAACATGCGGACCTACCTGCTGGAGAAGTCACGGGTGGTGTTCCAG TCGGAGAATGAGAGGAACTACCACATCTTCTACCAGCTGTGCGCCTGTGCTGACCAACCCAGCCTCAAGCACCTCAGACTGT tgagtGCAGATGAGTTCCTGTACACCTCTTTGGGTGGAGCTACGGAGATCGACGGTGTAGATGACCAAAGAGACATGGAGGAGACCTGTCGCACCTTCACACAGCtgg GCCTGAAAGAGGAGTTCTTGTCTGACGTGTTTAAAGTGCTGGCCGCCATCCTCCACCTGGGAAACATCACCATCAGCACCAATGGAGACAGATCTTCAGTTAGT GCGAGTGACGAGCACTTGGGTGTGTTCTGCGAGCTGATGTGTGTGTCGGCGGAGAACGTGTGTCGCTGGCTGTGCCACCGGCGCCTGGTGCTGGCGGCCGAGACAGTGGTGAGCCCGGTGGCACAGGAGCGGGCAGTGAATGCCAGGGACGCCCTGGCCAAGCACATCTACGCCCACCTCTTCGACGGCATCATACAACGCATCAATGCTGCCCTCAGGGTACCGGGCAAACAACACTCATTTATAGGAGTCCTGGATATCtatgg CTTTGAGACGTTTGAGGTGAACAGCTTTGAGCAGTTCTGCATCAACTACGCCAATGAGAAACTGCAGCATCAGTTTAACCTG catgTCTTTAAGCTGGAGCAGGAGGAGTATATGAAGGAGGACATCCCGTGGACGCTGATTGATTTCTATGACAACCAGCCCATAATAGACCTCATCGAGGCCAAGATGGGCATCCTGGACTTACTGGACGAAGAATGCCTA CTTCCCCAGGGAACGGAGCAGAACTGGCTGCAGAAGCTCCAGAACTATCTGGGCTCCAACCCGCTCTTCGACAAGCCACGCCTCTCCAGCCACGCCTTCGTCATCCAGCACTTTGCAGACAAG GTGGAGTATCAGTGTAAGGGTTTCCTGGAGAAGAACAGAGACACTCTGTATGAGGAGCTGGTAGATATCATGAAGGCCAGCAAG TTTTCCCTCTTGGCCGAGTTCTTCAAGAAGGAGCTGGAGACGTCCACAGGGAAGAGCATCCGCGTCAAGGCAGCGACACCAGGAGTCAAACCAGCCAATAAGCAACTGCGGACTACAGTGGGAGAtaag ttccgGAGTTCCCTGTACCTGCTAATGGAGACTCTGAATGCCACCACTCCTCACTACGTCCGCTGCATCAAACCCAACGATGACAAGCAGCCCTTTGA GTATGACTCCAAGCGTGTGGTTCAGCAGCTGAGAGCGTGTGGAGTTCTGGAGACCATCCACATCAGCGCTCAGAGCTACCCCTCCAG GTGGACCTACATTGAGTTCTACAGCCGGTACGGCATTCTAATGATGAAGGCAGAGCTGGCCCTCAACGACAAGAAGATGACCAGCAAGACCGTACTGCAGAGACTCATACGG GACTCAAACCAGTACAAGTTTGGCCGCACCAAGATCTTCCTGAGGGCGGGACAGGTGGCCTACCTTGAGAAGCTGCGATTGGACCGTCAGAGGGCGGCATGCGTTACCATCCAATCACACGTGAGGGGCTGGATGCAGCGACGCGTCTTCCTGCGAATCAGGAACGCCGTCCTCACCCTGCAGATGTACATCCGCGGACAGAGACGCATCAG GCAGAACATTACGGCGATGGCCCTGAAGCGGGCCTGGGCGGCGGTGGTCATCCAGAAACATGTCCGTGGTCACCTGGTGCGCAGGATGTGCCAGATGCTCCTCCGTGCCACCGTCACCATCCAGGCTTACGTCCGGGGATGGCGCGCACGCAAGCAGTACAAAAAG CTGGTGGAGGAGCAGAAAGCGCTGGTGCTGCAGAAATACGCTCGTGCCTGGTTGGCCCGGAAACGCTTCCAGACTGTGCGGCGTCTCGTCCAGAACGTGCAGCTCTCCTACCGCGTGCAGCAGCTACGCAAGAAGCTGGATGAGCAG AACAAAGAGAACCGTGGCCTGATGGAGAGGCTCACAGGACTGGCCAACTCCCACTCACAGGGCTTGGACAAGGTGCAACTGCTGGAGGCAGAGCTGAAGAAATCAGCCAATGAAAAAGTGTCTCTAGAGAAGCAGGAGAAGAAAAACAAGGAGGAGGCCAATCAG ATCATCTCAGATCTCCAGTCACAGAAGGCCGATATGGAAGTGGAGAAAACTGTGCTGGAGAGACGGTTCAGTGAGACCACGCAGCAGTTACGAG AGAACTTCAGTTCACTGCAGAGAAAACTCCAGGAAGACTTGGAAAAAGAGGAGCGGTTTCGCAA GATTGCGGAGAACAACCTGGAGATCCTGCGGGAGGACTCTGCCAAGGAGGTGGAGATGCTGAAGCTGGAGAACAGGCGTCTCCGCGAGGAGACCTTACGGCTGCACGcccagatagaggaggagaggcaggccaACTCGGACCTGCAGGAGCAGCTCACACAGCTCGCCAAACACGTCAAG GTGTTGCCAGAGCTGAGGAAAGATCTCCACAACGTCCAAACCCAGAAGATGGAACAGGAGAGGAAAATGAGGGAACAGACCCACCAAGCGAAAG TGAAGATGAATGCCGTCATCAGACAACTCCTGGGGAACAGCAGCATGGAACTCATCAGCCAATACTCAATATT GTCAGCTGCAGAGAGTTCAGAGGATGCTGAGGAAGATGGAAACCTCCTGATGGCCTTTGATGGACTTCAGAAGGCTACCAG gGTGATGGAGACACAGGTGCGGGAGCAGAGGGAGAGCTTTGAGAGCCGCATGGAGACGCTGAGCTTCAAGAACGACCACCTGCAGAAGGAGAACGAGCAGCTGCAGAAGCTCTTCAACGAGAAGAGCAACATCAACGAGAGCATCGGCCAGGAGGTGGCACGCCTCACCGCCGAGAACATG atgattcCAGAGATGAGGCAGCAGGTTGGCGAGCTGAACAGACAGAAACAGGAGCTGGAGACACAACTGTGGGAGCAGACCAGTCAGatgatgg GCCAAATAGAGGAGGTGTCTGCTAAGCTGCGAGCTGATCTGGAGGAGGAGCGAGCGCGCTGCAG gagTCTTGAGGAGCAGTTAGAGGAGTTGTCTGGCATTCGAGAGGAGGCTCAGCAGAGGCTgcaggaggagcagagggagaagGAGCAGAGGCACAAGCAGCAGCAGGCCGAGCACGAGGCCAAGAGCAAACTACGCCAGGAGGTCTCCAGACTCACCGCAGAAAACATG GACCTGGAGGAGTTGCTGGATGTGAAGGAGCgtctgataatcaggctacaggaCCAGGTCAGGTCCCTTCAGGCTCCAGACAGgg CCAATCAGAGGCTACCTCCTACGCTGCCCCGAGAGTACCTGGGAATGCTGGAGTACCGGCGGGAGGACGAACCCAAAATCATCCAGAACCTCGTACTGG acctgAAGCCGCGTGGTGTGGTGGTGAACATGATCCCTGGTCTGGCTGCCCACCTGCTCTTCATGTGCGTGCGCTACGCTGACTACCTCAACGACGGCTCCAAGCTCAAGTCCCTCATGAACGCCATCATCGGCGGAGTCAAGCAGATCACCAAG aaCCATCAGGAGGACTTTGAGCTGCTGTCATTCTGGCTGTCCAACACCTGCCACCTGCTGAACTGTCTGAAGCAGTAtagtggagaggag GAGTTCATGAAGCACAACACACCGCGTCAGAACAAGAACTGCCTGACGAACTTTGACCTTTCGGAGCACCGACAGATTTTCAGCGACATTGCCATTCGCATCTACCACCAGATAGTGGCAGTCATGGAGAAGGCCTTGGTTCCCACTATTG TCCCCGGCATGCTGGAGCACGAGAGCCTGGCGGGCGGCAGCGCGGCCTGGAGTCTGAAGCCGGGCGGCATGCGTAAGCGCTCCAGCAGCGTGTACGAGATGGCCGTGGAGTCCTGCAACGTGGGCTCCATCCTGGCGCTGCTCAGCGGCTTCCACGCCACCATGCTGCAGCACGGCATGGACCCCGACCTGGTGCGGCAGGTGGTGCGCCAGCTCTTCTACCTGCTGGGCTCCACCTGCCTCAACAGCATCCTGCTGCGCAAGGACCTCTGCTCCTCGCGCAAGGGCATGCAGATCAG GTGTAACATCAGCTACCTGGAGGAGTGGTTGAAGGAGAAGGGGCTGCAGGGCTCCACTGCCATGGAAACGCTGCTGCCTCTGTCCCAGGTGGCCTGGCTCCTGCAGGTCAGCAAGAGCACCGACGAGGACGCCCTGGAGATCACCGAGCACTGCCAGGAGCTCTCACCTGTACAG ATTGTGAAGATCCTCAATTCGTACACACCCATCGATGACTTCGAGAAGCGGGTGGCCCCCACATTTGTGCGGAAGGTTCAG
- the LOC134446616 gene encoding intelectin-like: MPKHNSANESYGEGNPNLLDVNFSRSNINVELERVQRKLRMVGRSCRHILQKYDVYEDGLYFLTTATGRVYQAYCDMTTAGGGWTLVASVHENNMHGKCTVGDRWSSEQGSNANRPDGEGTWANMRTFETPEAATSDDYKNPGYYDITAEDVSVWHVSNNIPLQHWTIGSILRYHTETSFLTLHGGNLYHLFKRYPVRYNIGACRTNNGPSSPVVYDYGNAASTRNLYSPNSRNEFIPGFVTFRVFNYERAAMAMCSGVKPTGCNTEHFCIGGGGHFPYAAPRQCGDFPSFDWDGYGTHTGWSASREITEAAVLIFYR, encoded by the exons ATGCCAAAGCACAACAGTG CAAATGAGTCCTACGGAGAGGGAAACCCAAATTTGCTTGATGTGAACTTCAGCAGAAGCAACATAAATGTGGAACTGGAGAGAGTTCAGCGCAAGTTGCGTATGGTTGGACGAAGCTGCAGACACATTTTACAAAAATATGATGTTTATGAAG ATGGCCTGTACTTTCTCACCACGGCCACTGGACGTGTGTACCAGGCCTACTGTGACATGACCACAGCAGGCGGTGGATGGACTCTGGTAGCCAGTGTCCATGAAAACAACATGCATGGAAAGTGCACTGTAGGGGACCGGTGGTCGAGTGAGCAGGGAAGCAATGCCAACCGCCCTGATGGAGAGGGGACCTGGGCCAACATGAGAACCTTTGAAACTCCAGAGGCTGCCACTAGTGATGACTACAAG AATCCTGGCTACTATGACATCACGGCTGAGGATGTGTCCGTTTGGCATGTTTCCAACAACATTCCACTGCAGCACTGGACCATCGGTTCCATCCTGAGATACCACACAGAGACCAGCTTTCTTACACTCCATGGAGGAAACCTATACCACCTTTTCAAG CGCTACCCAGTGAGGTACAACATTGGAGCGTGTCGCACGAACAATGGACCGTCTAGTCCTGTAGTGTACGATTATGGCAATGCTGCCAGCACAAGGAACTTGTATAGCCCAAACTCTCGAA ATGAATTCATTCCTGGCTTTGTCACATTCAGAGTGTTCAACTATGAGAGGGCAGCAATGGCCATGTGCTCTGGAGTGAAACCAACTGGCTGCAATACTGAACAT TTCTGCATTGGTGGAGGAGGACACTTCCCTTACGCTGCTCCTCGCCAGTGTGGTGACTTCCCATCCTTTGACTGGGATGGTTATGGAACACATACTGGATGGAGTGCTTCCAGAGAGATCACGGAGGCTGCAGTGCTCATCTTCTACCGCTGA